One genomic segment of Nitrospira sp. includes these proteins:
- a CDS encoding CBS domain-containing protein, which translates to MPTVSQIANKSPKSIGLKMSIASAARTMRQARVGSLLVKKGKQLVGIVTDTDIVRRGVASGKPLGKLTVEKIMTAPICTIEGSETIDDAQDMMAELGVRHLGVTKNDEIIGVVSVRDLLRHYKRYAQSKISTEGIYEEPKITQD; encoded by the coding sequence ATGCCTACAGTTAGTCAAATTGCGAACAAGAGTCCAAAGTCCATCGGACTGAAGATGTCGATTGCCAGTGCGGCCAGGACAATGCGCCAGGCTCGTGTGGGATCGCTGTTGGTAAAAAAAGGCAAGCAATTGGTTGGAATCGTGACGGATACCGACATCGTGCGTCGTGGGGTCGCGAGCGGCAAACCATTGGGTAAGTTGACGGTCGAGAAAATCATGACGGCGCCGATTTGCACGATTGAGGGGAGTGAGACGATCGACGACGCCCAAGACATGATGGCTGAATTGGGTGTGCGCCATCTCGGCGTCACCAAAAACGACGAAATCATCGGCGTCGTCTCAGTGCGCGATCTGCTGCGGCACTATAAGCGGTACGCTCAGTCGAAGATTTCGACAGAAGGGATCTACGAGGAACCGAAGATTACTCAGGATTGA
- a CDS encoding molybdenum cofactor biosynthesis protein MoaB, protein MPTPSHQEHKEHAPSSIGCVVITCSDTRTSETDSSGRLIQKLLEGQGHTVAAYYIVRDEPEQIQFRIAQSTANEEVQVIIVNGGTGISRRDSTFEALDGMLKKRLYGFGEIFRLLTYQEIGPSAILSRATAGVIDGRVLFSVPGSENAVRLAMEKLILPELGHLVRELTK, encoded by the coding sequence ATGCCCACACCAAGCCATCAGGAGCACAAAGAGCATGCTCCCAGCTCAATCGGGTGCGTCGTCATTACTTGTAGCGATACCCGTACGTCTGAAACCGACAGCAGCGGCCGACTGATTCAGAAATTGCTTGAAGGGCAAGGCCACACTGTCGCCGCCTATTACATCGTCAGGGACGAGCCGGAGCAGATTCAGTTTCGGATCGCTCAAAGCACCGCCAATGAGGAAGTGCAGGTCATCATCGTCAACGGTGGCACAGGAATCTCGCGGCGCGATTCGACCTTCGAAGCTCTGGACGGAATGTTAAAAAAGCGGCTCTATGGATTCGGCGAAATCTTTCGGTTGCTCACCTATCAGGAGATTGGGCCATCAGCCATTCTGAGCCGGGCCACTGCCGGCGTGATCGACGGTCGTGTGCTTTTCTCCGTCCCCGGCTCCGAAAACGCCGTCCGCCTCGCGATGGAAAAGTTGATCCTTCCAGAGCTGGGCCACCTGGTCAGAGAACTCACAAAGTAG
- a CDS encoding (2Fe-2S) ferredoxin domain-containing protein: MPKPKYHILVCTNSRPPGHPKPSCGSAGAAQLLMAFNMGLMQRAVPPGEVLVSATGCLGPCEQGPTVVVYPDNTWYSKVTEADVVTILDEHVAKGTPAAKLNPDSVWK, translated from the coding sequence ATGCCGAAACCAAAATATCATATTCTCGTCTGTACCAATTCCCGTCCCCCCGGCCACCCAAAACCGTCTTGCGGGTCGGCCGGTGCTGCGCAGTTGCTGATGGCCTTCAACATGGGACTGATGCAACGCGCCGTCCCGCCCGGAGAAGTATTGGTGAGTGCAACGGGATGTCTCGGTCCCTGCGAGCAGGGCCCGACGGTCGTCGTCTATCCGGACAACACCTGGTATTCCAAGGTCACTGAGGCGGACGTCGTCACCATCCTGGATGAACATGTCGCGAAAGGAACACCGGCAGCGAAGCTGAACCCAGACTCCGTGTGGAAATAA
- a CDS encoding gamma-glutamylcyclotransferase, whose amino-acid sequence MKFFLYGDLLNPSQLKRRAPEHRFLYLATLSDHAVKFCRWSSQWRCGLVSIVPSPGERTWGGVFEVTDEDVNIMDQFEQDIPQGAYRHLQVTVSAAGGDKELVTTYAANPIGKFKPKDHYLDWVLKGLKQWKFPEEVIQEWESYRPR is encoded by the coding sequence ATGAAGTTCTTTTTGTACGGTGATCTCCTCAATCCCTCACAACTCAAACGGCGAGCTCCTGAACACAGGTTTCTCTATCTCGCGACCCTGTCGGACCATGCCGTCAAATTTTGCCGATGGTCGTCACAATGGCGATGCGGACTCGTCAGTATCGTGCCTTCACCAGGTGAACGGACCTGGGGCGGAGTGTTTGAAGTCACGGACGAGGACGTGAACATCATGGATCAGTTTGAGCAGGACATACCGCAAGGAGCTTACCGCCACCTCCAAGTCACCGTCTCGGCAGCGGGCGGAGACAAAGAACTCGTCACCACCTACGCAGCAAACCCGATCGGGAAGTTTAAGCCCAAAGACCATTACCTGGACTGGGTGCTGAAAGGGCTCAAACAGTGGAAGTTTCCGGAGGAAGTGATCCAGGAGTGGGAGTCGTATCGACCTCGATAA
- a CDS encoding transposase, with the protein MGEAPRKGVAGQKGAIALDTFGGRIHVEWDPAAAVTPLGQLPFFIEFLKVSGLFEAWVADCPLTYHSNHASNKRAVLATLLLSILAGHHRYAHITAIRHDGIHPELLGVTQLVSEDAARRGLARIDESSGVAWLDRQLAKTTHPLLTTLWILDLDTTVKCLYGKQEGAVVGYNPKKPGRPSHSDHSAVMANTRLALAVDVLPGNETAPLHSMPGIWAWLDALPKEARPAVLRGDVAFGNESVLREAEARDQPYLTKLRLTKNVKALIKTWFRSTAWEEAGQGWEGVEDRLRLSGWSRARRVVVLRRALTGEMLMTGTDDDQEWFDFIESEGPTKRYEYAVLVTSTPYEIIALAQLYRDRADAEHTFDELKNQWGWGGFTTQDLARCRLMARMVALIYNWWTLFVRLAQPHKHFEAISSRPLLLHGVATQTHHAGHTRLTITSLHAKRSAIQAVLSNLAGFLRTLKATAEQWTDADRLRAMLTRAFATFMRTTAGPPTLLISKTAPT; encoded by the coding sequence ATGGGTGAGGCACCACGCAAGGGGGTGGCAGGACAGAAGGGGGCGATTGCGCTCGATACGTTTGGAGGGCGCATCCATGTCGAGTGGGATCCAGCTGCAGCCGTGACCCCACTGGGCCAGTTGCCGTTCTTCATCGAGTTTCTCAAGGTCAGTGGCCTGTTCGAGGCGTGGGTAGCGGACTGCCCGCTCACCTACCACAGCAACCACGCGTCGAATAAACGCGCGGTGCTGGCCACCTTGCTGTTGTCGATCCTGGCCGGCCACCACCGCTACGCGCATATTACGGCGATTCGCCATGACGGGATTCACCCTGAGCTTCTGGGCGTCACGCAGCTCGTGTCGGAGGATGCCGCACGGCGGGGGCTCGCCCGGATCGACGAGTCATCGGGCGTGGCCTGGCTCGATCGGCAGCTGGCGAAGACGACACACCCGTTACTGACGACGCTGTGGATTCTGGATCTGGATACCACGGTGAAGTGCCTGTACGGCAAGCAGGAAGGGGCGGTGGTGGGCTACAACCCGAAGAAACCGGGGCGACCGTCGCACAGCGATCACAGCGCGGTGATGGCCAACACCCGGCTGGCCCTGGCAGTGGACGTGCTGCCGGGCAATGAGACGGCCCCGCTGCATAGCATGCCGGGGATCTGGGCCTGGCTGGATGCCTTGCCGAAGGAGGCGCGCCCCGCTGTGCTCCGAGGGGACGTGGCCTTTGGCAACGAATCGGTGCTCCGCGAGGCCGAGGCTCGCGACCAGCCCTATCTCACCAAGCTGCGATTGACGAAGAACGTGAAGGCCCTCATCAAGACGTGGTTCCGCTCCACCGCATGGGAAGAGGCGGGACAGGGTTGGGAAGGGGTCGAGGACAGGCTGAGGCTGTCAGGCTGGAGCCGTGCACGACGCGTGGTGGTGTTGCGCCGGGCACTCACCGGCGAGATGCTGATGACTGGAACGGACGACGATCAGGAGTGGTTCGACTTCATAGAGAGCGAGGGGCCGACCAAGCGGTACGAGTACGCCGTGCTGGTCACCTCAACCCCGTACGAGATCATTGCCCTCGCCCAGCTCTATCGCGATCGGGCCGATGCCGAACACACCTTCGACGAGCTGAAGAATCAGTGGGGCTGGGGCGGCTTCACCACGCAGGATCTGGCGCGCTGCCGGCTCATGGCACGGATGGTGGCGTTGATCTACAACTGGTGGACGTTGTTCGTGCGGCTCGCCCAGCCACACAAGCACTTCGAGGCGATCTCCAGCCGGCCGCTGTTGCTGCATGGCGTCGCCACGCAAACTCACCACGCTGGACACACGCGCCTGACCATCACCAGCCTGCACGCGAAGCGCTCGGCCATCCAAGCTGTGCTGTCGAACTTGGCGGGCTTTCTGCGGACCCTCAAAGCGACTGCGGAGCAGTGGACCGATGCCGACCGCCTGCGTGCGATGCTCACCCGTGCATTCGCCACATTCATGCGCACGACAGCGGGTCCTCCGACCCTGTTGATCTCAAAAACTGCCCCGACATGA
- a CDS encoding Rieske 2Fe-2S domain-containing protein, whose protein sequence is MVNDFVRAAFTHEIPPGTGRTVEVDGIWVAVFNVEGRFYAIDNSCPHAGGPLGEGKLCDAVVECPWHGWKFSVISGERVGNPNFHVACCEVRIQGNEVQIAIPPAFREPA, encoded by the coding sequence ATGGTGAACGATTTCGTCAGAGCGGCCTTCACGCACGAGATTCCGCCAGGCACAGGACGAACCGTTGAAGTCGATGGGATCTGGGTTGCGGTCTTCAACGTGGAAGGACGTTTTTATGCGATCGATAACTCCTGTCCCCATGCGGGCGGCCCGCTCGGAGAAGGGAAACTGTGCGACGCGGTTGTCGAATGCCCCTGGCATGGCTGGAAATTCAGTGTCATTTCTGGAGAACGGGTCGGTAACCCGAACTTCCACGTTGCTTGCTGCGAGGTTCGGATCCAAGGTAACGAAGTTCAGATCGCCATCCCCCCGGCCTTCAGAGAACCAGCTTAA
- a CDS encoding HNH endonuclease — MEMTLLLNATYEPLRVVHWQKAIALLWQGKVEVLEVYDREIHGISLSIKLPAVMRLLKLVKLKDSHRAVKFSRINIFTRDGYCCQYCNHRFRTEELTFDHVVPIAKGGKKTWENIVTACWRCNNRKSGRTPEEAGMRLKKRPVKPRWSPVITITIGIRNTPESWRDYLYWNLELDADPAET; from the coding sequence ATGGAAATGACTCTCCTGCTCAACGCGACCTATGAACCCCTGCGGGTCGTCCATTGGCAAAAAGCGATCGCGCTTCTCTGGCAAGGAAAAGTCGAAGTCTTGGAGGTATACGACAGGGAGATCCACGGGATTTCCCTATCGATCAAGCTCCCAGCCGTGATGCGGCTGCTGAAACTGGTTAAACTGAAAGACAGTCATCGAGCCGTCAAGTTTTCCCGTATCAATATTTTTACGCGAGACGGGTACTGTTGCCAATACTGTAATCACAGGTTTCGGACGGAGGAGCTGACGTTCGATCATGTCGTGCCCATCGCCAAGGGTGGGAAAAAGACATGGGAAAATATCGTGACTGCCTGCTGGCGATGCAACAATCGGAAGAGTGGGCGTACGCCGGAAGAGGCCGGCATGAGGTTAAAAAAGCGGCCCGTGAAACCTCGATGGAGCCCCGTCATTACTATTACTATCGGCATTCGCAACACACCGGAAAGCTGGCGTGATTATCTCTATTGGAATCTGGAACTCGATGCAGATCCAGCCGAGACATAA
- a CDS encoding bifunctional precorrin-2 dehydrogenase/sirohydrochlorin ferrochelatase, giving the protein MTANPGFPLVLDVRGWPVLVIGGDEEASEKSQRLLESGARVTVLSPTLNEPLRLLAASGKIIHRGRLFRETDLEHAILILNTIRGDRDFAQMLSAKARERRVLLWSVDYPEASSVTMPAVVAVGHVRVAISTSGVAPALSGFMKEDLEQILDAEFIEFVEWLGHLREQAKMNEPDAEKRRALLRDALDGFRFLGKVRYPKVWLERRAETVTNKQSDMEK; this is encoded by the coding sequence ATGACTGCCAATCCTGGTTTTCCCTTGGTCTTGGACGTGAGAGGCTGGCCGGTTCTGGTCATCGGTGGCGATGAGGAGGCATCGGAGAAATCTCAACGCCTGCTTGAGTCCGGCGCGAGGGTCACAGTGCTCAGCCCTACCCTGAACGAACCGCTACGCCTGCTGGCGGCTTCGGGGAAGATCATCCATCGCGGGCGACTGTTTCGAGAAACGGATCTCGAACACGCTATTCTCATTCTCAATACTATTCGAGGCGATCGTGACTTCGCTCAGATGTTGTCGGCTAAAGCCCGAGAAAGGCGGGTGCTGCTTTGGTCGGTAGACTACCCGGAGGCAAGCAGCGTCACGATGCCGGCAGTCGTGGCAGTGGGACATGTGCGAGTCGCGATCAGCACAAGCGGAGTGGCACCGGCCCTTTCCGGGTTCATGAAAGAGGATCTGGAACAAATCCTCGATGCGGAATTCATCGAGTTCGTCGAGTGGCTTGGGCATCTTCGTGAACAGGCCAAGATGAATGAGCCGGATGCCGAAAAGCGACGGGCACTGCTCCGCGATGCGTTAGACGGGTTTCGTTTCCTCGGCAAGGTACGATATCCCAAAGTCTGGTTGGAACGACGAGCCGAGACCGTGACGAACAAACAATCCGATATGGAGAAATAG
- a CDS encoding MTH1187 family thiamine-binding protein, protein MVLLEFSMSPLGKGESVGKYVARSLDIIDRSGVAYRLNPMGTVLEGEWEEVFAVVQQCYERMKKDCNRVSCTIKVDYRKGYSGRLQSKVASVEKKLKRSVKQ, encoded by the coding sequence ATGGTTCTACTGGAATTCAGCATGTCGCCCTTGGGAAAGGGCGAGAGTGTCGGGAAATATGTGGCCCGTTCCCTCGATATTATTGATAGGAGCGGAGTCGCGTATCGCTTGAACCCGATGGGAACGGTCTTAGAAGGGGAATGGGAAGAAGTCTTCGCAGTGGTGCAGCAATGCTATGAGCGAATGAAAAAAGATTGCAACCGCGTTTCCTGTACGATCAAAGTCGACTACCGAAAGGGCTATTCCGGGCGTCTCCAAAGCAAGGTTGCGAGTGTCGAAAAGAAGCTCAAGCGATCAGTGAAACAATAG
- a CDS encoding response regulator: MTSSTIDIVEAKIAPNIELLPKDRTILEQGAMVFRPFGLDEQGQTIRDLSGVSIRAVTVFLEKLATSEGGASAGTEASEELCRLLNDRIKDPVYHVTPEFLRNPWNSYSYEFASYLYEFCERISGDPRFAFKAGAEKVSPIMLALTRPFSLSQIYTMFPYFGNKFTSGAVEFRVAEVTSSTAAVGMRFTDRTLRQFGPYRRRCACLVCQSAQGIMVAMAARIHGLAQAEAIETSCIGDDDEWCQWTIRWQEESRYRKRFWRVPSPLEQTRPTRLSSESVVAGERAQDARPSAETRVEPSPHVQQSVTWLLWGGLLGAALMVGVAVLNPAVSLGELLLVGLCPILAVGIMVNRRLLRESERREALIQEQITFVESRHEELREAYLEQEQMRVELRRKVAQLTALHRAGLSFGSTFERDALLHQVLEALTHELNYNSAMVSMFDPCEHSVQHIRLIGAAREVESFAQSCRIPITDPESPEGTVALQGRPLLVKDIESIRHSLHPLNQRLAELSGTKALVVVPIKTKDRIWGMLTVDRSHNQSVTEDDLELMTTVASQVSMALDNASAYQQIEAWNEGLEAKVKERTEALERADRLRAQFLSHVSHELRTPLTSIKGFIQNLLDGLTGPLNEKQQRYLVRMSENSDRLVRMIEDLLDRTRIETGRLEVHPADVELEPCLAEVIEQLKPLAHAKQQALEFRGADTEVIVWADRDRLIQTVVNLVQNAIKFTPPGGTVSIACELLNHRRATVLVRDTGPGIAQEYLDKIFEPFFRIQQGQRTAPKGLGLGLSIVKTLVELQGGEVAARNRPEGGAELSFTIPIHAVKAPLLLESHLRGQHILVVDDDADIQQLLHDRLKAGGYRTSSAFDGCQALTILQSQEFDGMILDIGIGQVDGLEVLRLVRLTNQYLPIIMITASGSQELAVRAIGLGAQAYLLKPFDAGQLQETMERWFRRA, encoded by the coding sequence ATGACAAGCAGCACGATCGACATCGTCGAGGCCAAGATCGCCCCGAACATCGAACTCTTACCAAAAGATCGAACTATTCTTGAGCAGGGCGCAATGGTATTTCGCCCGTTCGGTTTGGATGAACAGGGTCAAACAATCCGCGACCTCAGCGGCGTCAGTATCAGAGCGGTGACCGTCTTTTTAGAGAAGTTGGCCACGTCGGAAGGAGGCGCGTCGGCTGGAACAGAAGCAAGCGAGGAGTTGTGCCGCCTCTTGAACGACCGCATCAAGGATCCCGTCTATCACGTGACGCCAGAATTCTTGAGGAACCCCTGGAACAGTTACTCGTACGAATTTGCCTCGTATTTGTATGAATTCTGTGAACGGATTTCGGGCGACCCTCGCTTTGCCTTCAAAGCGGGGGCAGAAAAGGTGTCTCCCATCATGCTGGCCCTGACTCGTCCCTTTTCCCTGTCACAGATCTACACGATGTTTCCCTACTTTGGGAATAAGTTTACGTCTGGAGCCGTCGAGTTCCGCGTGGCGGAAGTCACGAGCAGTACGGCTGCGGTGGGGATGCGGTTTACCGACCGAACGCTTCGACAGTTCGGGCCCTATCGCAGGCGCTGTGCTTGCCTCGTCTGTCAATCTGCCCAGGGCATCATGGTTGCCATGGCTGCTCGCATCCACGGTCTCGCTCAGGCGGAAGCGATCGAAACCTCTTGCATCGGCGATGATGATGAATGGTGCCAGTGGACGATCCGATGGCAGGAAGAGAGCCGGTATCGGAAGCGATTCTGGCGAGTGCCATCACCCCTTGAGCAGACACGACCGACTCGACTGAGCAGTGAGTCGGTCGTCGCCGGAGAGCGTGCCCAAGACGCTCGGCCATCGGCAGAGACCCGCGTCGAGCCTTCGCCCCATGTGCAGCAGAGTGTTACATGGCTTTTGTGGGGAGGGCTGTTGGGCGCTGCTCTTATGGTGGGAGTCGCGGTGCTGAATCCGGCGGTGAGTCTCGGCGAGCTGTTGTTGGTCGGATTGTGCCCGATCCTCGCTGTGGGCATCATGGTCAATCGACGGCTCCTTCGTGAGAGCGAGCGACGCGAGGCCTTGATCCAAGAACAGATTACATTCGTCGAATCCCGGCATGAGGAATTGCGCGAAGCCTATCTGGAACAAGAGCAGATGCGGGTGGAGCTGCGCCGGAAAGTGGCTCAACTCACGGCGCTTCATCGAGCGGGGCTCTCATTCGGCTCGACCTTCGAGCGAGATGCTCTCTTGCATCAGGTGTTGGAAGCCTTGACGCACGAGCTCAACTACAACAGTGCCATGGTGTCCATGTTTGATCCCTGTGAACATTCCGTCCAACATATCCGTCTGATCGGCGCGGCTCGGGAGGTTGAATCGTTTGCCCAGTCCTGCCGGATTCCAATCACCGATCCCGAGAGTCCCGAGGGGACGGTGGCCCTTCAAGGGCGCCCCCTGTTGGTCAAGGATATCGAGTCGATACGACACAGCCTTCATCCGCTCAATCAACGCTTAGCCGAATTGAGCGGGACCAAAGCCTTGGTCGTGGTTCCCATCAAGACCAAAGACCGTATCTGGGGGATGTTGACGGTCGATCGCTCGCACAATCAAAGCGTGACGGAAGACGATTTGGAACTGATGACGACGGTTGCAAGTCAAGTCTCCATGGCCTTGGATAACGCGTCAGCCTACCAGCAGATCGAAGCATGGAATGAAGGGTTGGAGGCCAAAGTAAAAGAGCGCACCGAAGCCCTTGAGCGGGCCGACCGGTTGCGTGCACAGTTCCTCTCCCATGTGTCCCATGAATTGAGAACACCGCTTACGTCCATCAAGGGATTCATACAAAATCTGCTGGATGGACTGACCGGACCGTTGAACGAAAAGCAGCAGCGTTATCTCGTGCGTATGTCGGAAAACTCGGATCGGCTGGTTCGTATGATCGAGGATCTCCTCGATCGCACCCGTATCGAGACCGGACGCTTGGAAGTGCATCCGGCCGATGTCGAGCTTGAACCCTGTCTTGCCGAGGTGATCGAGCAACTGAAGCCTCTGGCTCATGCAAAGCAACAGGCACTGGAATTCCGTGGTGCCGACACCGAAGTCATCGTTTGGGCGGATCGTGATCGTTTGATTCAGACGGTCGTCAATCTGGTGCAAAATGCCATCAAGTTCACTCCGCCGGGTGGAACCGTGTCGATCGCCTGCGAGTTGCTGAATCACCGCAGGGCAACCGTTTTGGTTCGAGACACGGGCCCCGGTATTGCTCAGGAATACCTTGACAAGATTTTTGAGCCGTTCTTCCGCATCCAACAGGGCCAACGCACGGCTCCCAAAGGGTTGGGACTTGGACTTTCAATCGTGAAAACGCTAGTGGAGTTGCAAGGAGGAGAGGTGGCGGCTCGTAATCGACCGGAGGGCGGCGCAGAACTGTCCTTCACAATTCCGATCCATGCCGTGAAGGCGCCACTGTTACTTGAGTCTCATCTCAGAGGCCAACACATCTTGGTTGTGGATGATGATGCCGACATTCAGCAACTGCTTCATGACCGGCTGAAGGCAGGAGGGTACCGGACATCCTCGGCGTTCGACGGCTGCCAAGCACTGACGATTCTCCAATCACAGGAGTTTGATGGGATGATTCTCGATATTGGAATCGGTCAGGTCGACGGCCTGGAGGTGCTACGACTGGTACGGCTGACGAATCAATACCTTCCCATCATCATGATTACGGCGTCGGGATCCCAGGAACTCGCCGTGAGGGCCATCGGGTTGGGGGCCCAAGCCTACCTGCTCAAGCCATTCGACGCGGGCCAGCTTCAGGAAACCATGGAGCGGTGGTTCCGACGTGCATGA
- a CDS encoding outer membrane protein transport protein: MQVPVRWGLAFLTLVLVSYSSSSVSAQVPRVYGQGSAASGMGNAFAAQADDPSALHYNPAGMAQLRGVQTMAGLTFVGGTTGFTSQTGISVTGDHNGAFAWPGPGHAYITANLQGLGVSLLDKLTVGVGVTTPFGSVLRWPDDGPFRTVTTFTALPLFDIKPTFAYQLLPNLSIGVGADIYTFASFFGEGQAERQLISPGGLAPAESQLEVSGKGTAPGFNVGALYTALRNGEGQPVANVAVVYRSQATLHLDGALLVNGVKAQDATTTLVLPQVITGGIALWPVRNIEREWKAELNVDYVGWNSVQNLDIHLASGTVIPQPQNWTDTYAILIGTEYRWLKIERLPGWEIALRGGYTYQQAQVSDLNFSPGVPSADLHVMSTGVGLHCRRNGSFLGLIPCGSLGVGSAKARLVGLDLSYQTFFYEPRTISGNTGSRAVVNGLYDTTLYAGALSVRVSF; the protein is encoded by the coding sequence ATGCAGGTTCCTGTGCGCTGGGGGCTCGCGTTTCTGACTCTGGTCCTTGTCTCTTACAGTTCGTCCTCTGTATCGGCTCAAGTCCCCCGCGTCTACGGACAGGGATCGGCCGCGTCCGGGATGGGCAATGCCTTCGCCGCACAAGCAGACGATCCTTCAGCTCTTCATTACAACCCAGCTGGGATGGCGCAGCTTCGGGGAGTGCAAACGATGGCCGGCTTAACCTTCGTTGGAGGGACCACCGGCTTTACAAGTCAAACCGGGATCTCGGTCACGGGGGACCATAATGGCGCCTTCGCATGGCCTGGTCCAGGCCATGCCTATATTACAGCGAATCTCCAAGGCCTTGGCGTTTCCCTGCTCGATAAACTGACGGTAGGGGTCGGGGTGACCACCCCATTTGGCTCAGTGTTGAGGTGGCCCGATGACGGTCCCTTTCGGACCGTGACCACATTTACCGCATTGCCCTTGTTCGACATCAAGCCCACCTTTGCATATCAGCTGCTCCCAAACCTCTCAATCGGTGTGGGAGCGGATATCTATACCTTCGCGAGTTTCTTCGGGGAAGGGCAGGCAGAACGGCAGTTGATCTCGCCAGGCGGGTTGGCGCCCGCTGAAAGCCAACTCGAGGTTAGCGGAAAAGGCACAGCTCCTGGATTCAACGTAGGAGCATTGTATACGGCACTCCGAAATGGCGAGGGGCAACCGGTAGCGAATGTCGCCGTGGTCTACAGAAGCCAAGCGACACTCCACCTGGACGGGGCCTTGTTGGTCAACGGTGTGAAGGCCCAAGATGCGACGACGACGTTGGTATTGCCTCAGGTGATTACAGGTGGAATCGCGCTATGGCCGGTTCGGAACATAGAACGGGAGTGGAAAGCCGAATTGAACGTGGACTATGTGGGTTGGAACTCGGTCCAAAATCTGGATATCCATCTGGCAAGCGGAACCGTCATTCCGCAGCCGCAAAATTGGACGGACACCTACGCTATTTTGATCGGGACGGAGTATCGATGGCTGAAGATCGAGCGGCTGCCTGGCTGGGAAATCGCGCTACGCGGCGGCTATACCTACCAGCAAGCGCAGGTATCGGACCTCAATTTCAGTCCCGGAGTTCCATCGGCCGATCTACATGTTATGTCAACCGGCGTTGGCTTGCACTGCCGGAGAAATGGATCATTCTTGGGCCTGATCCCCTGTGGCAGTTTGGGCGTCGGTTCGGCAAAAGCAAGATTGGTCGGCCTGGACTTGTCGTACCAGACGTTCTTCTATGAGCCGCGAACGATTTCCGGAAATACCGGGTCTCGTGCCGTGGTGAATGGACTCTACGATACCACCCTGTACGCGGGCGCATTGTCGGTCCGAGTCAGTTTCTGA
- a CDS encoding transposase: MIADKAFDADERVIEPLRTAGKIIAIPPKANRTVPRAYDQEIYKARHLIENFFARLKQFRAIATRYDKTARNFLGAIHLAAAVIWLN; the protein is encoded by the coding sequence ATTATTGCCGACAAGGCGTTTGATGCCGATGAGCGAGTGATCGAGCCGCTGCGCACAGCCGGCAAGATCATCGCGATCCCGCCGAAAGCCAACAGAACGGTCCCACGCGCCTACGATCAAGAGATCTACAAAGCACGGCATCTGATTGAGAACTTCTTCGCCAGACTCAAGCAGTTCCGCGCCATTGCGACCCGCTACGATAAAACCGCCAGAAACTTTCTTGGCGCCATCCATCTCGCCGCTGCCGTCATCTGGCTCAATTGA
- a CDS encoding IS630 family transposase produces the protein MRERFFRRGKRPVHIDECGFASSTARRYGYAPKGHRVDGLVSGQRRPRTSLIAARMDGRFEEPLLFEGTCDTVVFNTWLKTRLCPRLNAQHLVIMDNAAFHTSSETAALIEATGATLLFLPPYSPDFNPIEQDFAALKKRREYHETATLDQIVKAYS, from the coding sequence CTGCGCGAGCGGTTCTTTCGCCGTGGCAAACGACCCGTCCATATCGATGAATGCGGGTTTGCGTCGTCGACGGCGCGGCGGTATGGGTACGCACCGAAGGGTCACCGCGTGGACGGCCTGGTCTCCGGGCAGCGCCGGCCACGGACCTCGCTGATTGCGGCCCGTATGGATGGGCGATTCGAAGAACCACTGCTGTTTGAGGGGACGTGCGATACGGTGGTCTTCAACACCTGGCTCAAGACGAGGCTGTGCCCGCGTCTCAATGCCCAGCACCTCGTGATCATGGACAACGCGGCCTTTCACACATCGTCGGAGACGGCGGCGCTCATCGAGGCCACCGGCGCCACGCTGCTGTTCCTGCCGCCGTACTCTCCCGACTTTAACCCGATCGAACAGGACTTCGCTGCCCTCAAGAAACGCAGGGAATACCATGAAACCGCTACCCTCGATCAGATCGTGAAGGCCTATTCATAA